A window of the Besnoitia besnoiti strain Bb-Ger1 chromosome VI, whole genome shotgun sequence genome harbors these coding sequences:
- a CDS encoding hypothetical protein (encoded by transcript BESB_069480): MRADFHLFVAATSSSYIGRGALSGTLHSRQVLQGAGGWPKSRRAAGSARFPRSQLPPPGLQRQSSATSLGPGRLGCFAAERPSLLHGSDTVTPRASSATARIQFRGWACASGSSSAPAEEAPPDFERRPRLRPQCSPKVRWLAEQLVSLSQLEADQVCSSLKERMTPLANRQTGDQKDWQPQIPGNFTFFPHPVGLFAAATGSARVVGVGAPNVRALAATVICASAHVSLVLLAFGVSGL; encoded by the coding sequence ATGCGTGCGGATTTTcacctcttcgtcgccgcgactTCCTCTTCGTATATAGGCCGTGGCGCTTTGAGCGGAACTCTCCACAGTCGCCAAGTGCTCCAAGGCGCCGGGGGGTGGCCGAagagcagacgcgccgcgggaaGCGCTCGCTTCCCACGAAGCCAGCTCCCGCCGCCTGGGTTGCAGAGGCAGTCCAGTGCGACGAGCCTTGGTCCTGGTCGGCTGGGTTGTTTCGCAGCAGAAAGGCCTTCTCTGCTACATGGAAGCGACACTGTCACGCCGCGTGCCTCGAGCGCCACAGCCCGCATCCAATTTCGAGGCTGGGCCTGTGCGTCGGGATCCTCCTCGGCtcctgcggaggaggctcCCCCGGACTTCGAACGAAGACCGCGACTGCGTCCACAGTGCAGCCCGAAGGTCAGGTGGCTCGCGGAACAACTCGTGAGTCTGTCTCAGCTGGAAGCGGATCAGGTTTGTTCTTCTCTGAAGGAGCGGATGACGCCGCTCGCCAACAGACAGACTGGGGACCAGAAGGACTGGCAGCCACAAATCCCTGGAAACTTCACATTCTTTCCACATCCCGTCGGCCTCTTTGCGGCAGCCACGGGTTCGGCTCGCGTCGTGGGTGTCGGGGCGCCGAACGTTCGTGCGCTGGCAGCGACAGTGATCTGTGCGTCAGCACACGTAAGTCTCGTCCTCCTGGCGTTTGGGGTTTCAGGGTTATAA